A window from Culex pipiens pallens isolate TS chromosome 3, TS_CPP_V2, whole genome shotgun sequence encodes these proteins:
- the LOC120413944 gene encoding zinc finger protein with KRAB and SCAN domains 3-like, which translates to MEPIFLDMAQMENYQHDYYSTYGDQMQYSYDSPQYSAAQPCAQPGYDYYQYQNVADQLVYSAPTGHDAVIVLATDQQSGSFSNSTQLDADADTSVMSFKTEAEMLKYFSTLGGIDNIQILPTVGEMENTEKYIDQTLCQSVQAESVEPPTTIDSKDREPVLPDQPEQPVQRKPATKSTTLTAPKRPRTRHVYENSSFVCEPCERTFGRRSSLRQHNNVHHSGPREHRCEECGKRFHTVDDLHRHVKRHVTLHKPYKCAECPRQFNYQQDLVRHVAVQHGVAKYACQHCGKRSARRDHLLAHEASHTRRQDRTQRRNRFQELAQQQGEN; encoded by the coding sequence ATGGAACCGATATTCCTAGACATGGCCCAAATGGAAAATTACCAACACGACTACTACAGTACGTACGGAGATCAAATGCAGTACTCCTACGATTCTCCGCAGTATTCAGCGGCACAACCGTGCGCTCAACCTGGGTACGATTACTATCAATACCAGAACGTAGCGGACCAGCTGGTGTACTCCGCTCCAACGGGACACGACGCAGTCATTGTACTGGCTACGGATCAGCAGTCCGGATCGTTCTCCAACAGCACCCAACTTGACGCTGATGCCGACACTAGTGTGATGTCGTTCAAAACCGAAGCCGAAATGCTGAAATATTTTAGCACTTTGGGAGGCATCGACAACATCCAGATCTTGCCGACTGTCGGCGAGATGGAAAATACTGAGAAATACATCGATCAGACCCTTTGTCAGTCTGTTCAGGCGGAGAGCGTTGAACCGCCAACAACCATTGACAGCAAGGATCGTGAACCAGTGTTGCCAGACCAGCCGGAACAACCCGTCCAGCGAAAACCAGCAACCAAATCAACAACCCTCACAGCACCGAAACGTCCCCGAACCCGTCACGTGTACGAGAACAGCTCGTTCGTGTGCGAACCCTGCGAGCGAACCTTTGGCCGGCGGAGCAGCTTACGGCAGCACAACAACGTTCACCACTCGGGACCGCGCGAGCATCGGTGCGAAGAGTGCGGAAAGCGGTTCCACACCGTGGACGATCTGCACCGGCACGTGAAGCGACACGTGACCCTCCACAAACCGTACAAGTGCGCCGAATGTCCGCGCCAGTTCAACTACCAGCAGGACCTGGTTCGGCACGTTGCTGTGCAGCACGGCGTTGCCAAGTACGCGTGTCAACACTGTGGCAAAAGGAGTGCCCGCCGGGATCACCTGCTGGCGCACGAAGCCTCCCACACGCGGAGGCAGGACCGGACGCAGCgacggaatcggttccaggagTTGGCGCAGCAACAAGGGGAGAACTGA